Genomic DNA from Bremerella alba:
CGAGCAGGCCGACTCGACCTTGGAAGAGGCATCCATCGCCAAGCTCGACCGCCTATGCCGCAAACTTAATCTTCAGCAGGGTAGCCGCGTCCTGGAGATCGGCACCGGCTGGGGTGGCTTCGCCGAGTATGCCGCAAAGCAGTACGGTTGTCACGTGACGACAACGACCATTTCGCAGCAGCAGTTCAACTTCGCCTATCGACGAATCGAAGACGCCGGCCTCGAAGACCGAGTCACGCTTCTTAAACGAGATTACCGAGACCTCACCGGTACCTACGATCATGTTGTGAGTATCGAAATGATCGAAGCCGTGGGACGAAACTACCTGGATACCTATTTTGAAAAATGCGGCTCGTTGTTGAAGCCCAGTGGAACGATGGCCTTGCAGGTCATCACCATTCCAGACGAACGGGTCGAAAGCTACTCGCGTGGTGTCGACTTTATCCAGCGGTACATTTTCCCAGGCGGCTTTCTACCTTCGTACCAACTGATGGCCCGCTCGATGGCCCGTAAGACCGATCTGCGGATCGTGCATGCCGAAGATTTTGGCAGTCACTATGCCCAAACCCTATCGGCCTGGCGCGAGAACTTCTTCGAGCACCTACCGCGAATCCGTGCTTTAGGCATGGACGACTACTTCCTTCGCATGTGGGAGTATTACCTGGCTTATTGTGAAGCGGGCTTCCATGAACGCCAGATCGGCGTCAGCCAACTCGTCATGGCCCGCCCCAAGTTCCGCGGAGATGCGGTCCTCGGCAAGTTCTAGTGCGACAACGCCAGTTCGACTTCATGGCCAGTCGCCCTAGCCTTCGAAAGAAGAAACTTTTTAACCTCGGATATCACGGATCAATTTCCGAGTCTTCCCACACGAATTCAAGCTCCGCGCCCATCGGTGGTTGCTCTTCTTTTCCTCTGTGGCTAGACCTAATTTTATGAACAAAAGACAGCGTTCATTCTCTTCGCGATTGAATGTCTTCCATTCGGGGCCAATAGATCATGCACTCAACCTAAGCTGATCGCATCAGATCGTGCATTTAATCAACCACTGTATGAATATTTTCTTCTGGTTTCATGCCCCGCAGTTGCCGCCATAGCCAGCGAACTTCACCTCGCGCGAAAAATAAGTAGGCGATAACGCCGACGAGTATCTCTTGAGCAAGCGTGATCGCGTCTGGCAAAAAGTAGCTCATCCAACCGGCGAAATAGACGACGGCTCCCATGAGCACCGAAGCCCCCAACGCCGGTGCCAGTTGGCGGAACGTCCTCTTCACATCAACGCCGGTACTCTTGAAACAAAACGCCAGGTAGGGGCCGCAAACAGCAAGGGTACCGAGGGTCACCAGGCCTGCCAAATCGATCGTAAATAGCTCGGGATCGTGTTGCCCTGCGAAGAAGTAAGCGGCGCCACAAGCTCCGGCCAAGACCACCATGTTGGCAAATGCACCGACCGCCAGAAGATCGGCCCGTCCGGCAGCGCTCATCAGGCTGCCTGTGATATTGATCCAACTTTGCGCGACGATCATCAACCCCATCATCGAGAGCAAGTCGCCCGCCTCGATCCAATCGTCACCACCCAGCACCGGCATCAGTTCGTCGCCAACCATGAGCATGCCGATCGAGCAGGGAGCCAGCATGATTCCTACCATGCGATAGAAGGAGGCCGCCATCGCACTAAACGATTCGCGGTTAGTCTTCGCCTGCGATAACGCTGGCAACATGGCCGAGGTCACCGGTGAGGTCAGCAGATAGACTGGCCGGATCATTTGATTGTAGGCCTGGGTATAGTAGCCGATCCATATTTGCCCCACAGGGCTCGAGCCAAACACGACCCCTAAGATGATCTTGTCCAGGTTTTGACCTACGGCAAAGAAGATTCCACTGAGTGTGTAGTATCCGCTGAAGTTGAGCATTTGCTTCATATCGGACAACGGAGCACACTTACCGGGCCGCCAGGGCTCGATGGCCCAGAAGCCAATATTCAGCACAACCAGTTCGCTATACTGCTGTACGACAAGTGCCCAGATGCCCCAGTCATGGTACGCCGCAACAATAGCCAACACTCCGCTGACGATCAACGAAATCACCCGCACGATGGTCAATCGGCCGAAGTGCAGCTTCTTTTCGGCAAGTGACTTGTGTTGCGAATAACCATTGTAGAGCAGCGCAGTTCCTGAAAGCACGACCCCGACCAGCATTAACCGATCGGCGTGAAACCACATGGCCAGAAGCGGCGACAGACCAGCCAGGATGAAGGTAAGTACCACGCCGGTAATGATCTGATACCAGAACAACGTCGAAGCTTCTTCGTCGGTCAGCCCTTTCTTCTGCACCGTTGCGATATCCATTCCCAACGACCCGAATGCCCGAATGAGCAGCAAGATGGGCATGAACATCCCCAGCAGCCCGAATTCACCAGGCGATACCAGGTGATAGAGTTGGGCAATGACCACCAGCGAGATGATCTGCCCGGCAATCTGACCTATCATCGTCAGTCGCGTTGCACGCTGCGTTTTATGGATCAGATCGTGATCGAGCGGAGTTGCCGCATCGTCGGGCGTGGAGCCATCATTCATAAAACGGAGAAGTTCCAGCAGGTGATGTCGAACTTAATATCGGATCGCACACCACAAAGCCCGGATGCCATCTTTCCAGCCGATCTTTTTTCCTTCTTCAAACGTCCGAGGGAAATAGCGGATCGGAACTTCGCGGATTCGCAGTCCTTTGCGTCGGGCCAACTTGGCCGTAATTTCCGGCTCGATCCCAAAGCGTTTTTCGCGAAGCGTGGGCGCGATCTCCTGAATAACCTCGCGGCGGAACACTTTGTAGCAGGTTTCCATATCCGTGAGATACAGGTTCGAGAACAAGTTCGACCACATCGTCACCAATTTATTCGCCAGGTAATGACGAACGCGCGGTACATTGCGTTGCCCGGTAATGAAGCGGCTACCGTAAACGGCGTCCACTCCTTCACAAATGATGGGCTGTAGCAGCGCTCGATAATCCTTCGGCGTATATTCCAGGTCGGCGTCCTGGATAATCACGGCGTCTCCGGTCGCTTCCTTAAAACCGGTCGCCAAGGCAGCACCTTTGCCTTGATTCTTTTCATGCAGAATGATTTTCAAATCGGTCTGATCGCGGAGCGTTTCCAGCAGTTGCCGCGTTCCGTCGGTGCTGCCGTCATCAACCAAAATGATTTCACACTTGAAACCGCATTGGCGAACTGCTGCAATAACTTGTTGCAGCGAGTTGACTTCGTTGAAGATGGGCACCACGACAGAAAGTATAAAGTCGTGCGGAATCTCGTAAATTGCCAGCCGATAGCATGCCGCTTCACCCAAAAGCTGGTGCAGCATTTCTACTCGGCGTGATTCGTCTGTGGAGATCTCCAATAAAGTTTGCTCCAGATGCGACAAGACGTCCTGATCGTTTTCGGAATGTATACTCATTGGTTTCGGCAATTCCGGGAAGAAGAAGGCCCGAACCCGGAAGGGGCCACATCGACCAACCAAGTCCGCGTACAAGTATAGAGCACTTCTCAAAAAAACCTACCTTGGAGATCCGTCGCTATGATCGCTCCCTATCTGGTCGCTGCCCTACAAATGGACTCGGGAGCGGAAAAACCGGTCAATTTGGAACAAGCGGAATCGATGATCGCCGATGCGGCCCAAGCTGGTGCCCAATTGGTGGTACTTCCCGAGTTGTTTCCGTACCTGGGAAAAGTATCTCAACTGCGGAAAAATTCCGAATCGATGGACGGAAACGTCCTTCGGACGATGCGCGGCCTGGCGATCAAGCATCAACTGGTCCTCTGCGCCGGCAGCGTAGCGATCGCCGCCGATGATGACCCCGACAAAGTGATCAACCGGAGCGTGCTCTTCGGCCCTTATGGCCAAGTTTTAGCCACTTACGACAAGATTCACTGCTTCGATATCAACCTACCGGACGTGAAAGTGGTCGAGTCAGACTACGTGCGAGCCGGCAGCCAACTCTCGGTCGCTTCGACATCGCTAGGGCATATTGGCCAGGCCATTTGTTACGACCTGCGGTTCCCTGAAATTTTTCGTCGCCTTACCGAAGACGGAATGCAAATCTGCGTGCTTCCTGCGGCATTCACCGACAAGACAGGGCAAGCTCACTGGGAGGTTCTCGCGCGTGCTCGCGCTATCGAAAATCAAATTTATGTCGTCGCCGCGAATCAATGCGGAATGTACGGTGACTCGATCCAATGCCACGGAAATTCTTTGATTATCGATCCGTGGGGAAAGGTGCTCGCGCGCGGCGAGCATCACCAGCCCGGCATCATTTATGCGGAAATTGACCTCGCTTCGCAACGTAAAATACGGGCCGAATTGCCGGCACTTTCGCATCGCCGAATGGTCTAGACGCCTTGCGAGAGCATGTAGGACCTCTTGTCAACTACCCAGACACTCGCAAACAACTTTGTATCTACACATCACTTGTTTCTAAGTACTTTCTTCTGACATAAACGCCGCACGTATTTTATACCCCAAGAGCAACACGCATTTACAAACGATTTACCCGCGTGAAATACAAGCAAGAAACACAATGTGAAAAAAAGATTACGATGGTTGCTTGACAACTCCGCCTCGCTTCGCAAAATTAGTCCCTATGTTGATTGGAAACACGGGACGCTGAATGCGTCTTTAAAACCTCTCCTCTCCTCCATAACCTGTGTCATTCGTTGCAAATTGGTCGCTCTGACCAATCGTTCCCGGATCGCGAGAAGGACATCCCCAGGGAGTTCTGCGCGCTGGAAACAGCACAACGCATTACTCGGTTATGCTGATCATTTGAGAGAGTCGAGAGGGATAGAGTGCGTGCGAGAGATATTGCTTTCCGGCAAAGGGATTTGTCACATATAGGTTGGCAGAGCTCTCCGCTAAATAGTTTGAAGGGCGACGACTGAATGGACCGACGTGCGACAGGCTTTTGGGCCTGTTTATGGAAATCCCTTCATGCTTTTTAGCGTCCCGATCAACATGGTAGATTGCTTGTTCACTTGACTTGTCCTCCTAGCCGCTCGCAGAGCAACTAACTTGTGCCCACTATCTTGATTGCCCTGGGCGCGAACCTCGGAGACTGCGGTGCTTCGCTCACTTTGGCCGTCGACCAACTTGCTTCCGATCCCGATTTTTCGTTGGAAGCAAGAAGCGAGCTCTTGACGACCAAACCCGTAGGTGGACCGAGCGGACAGCCTGATTATCTCAATTCGGCTGCGAAATTTTCCACCTCGCTCTCGCCCGATCAAGTTCACCAGAAACTGATCGACATCGAACAAAGCCATGGCCGCGTTCGCATTCAACGCTGGGGAGCACGGAAGCTTGATCTTGACTTACTTCTCTATGGCCAGCAAATCACCAAGACCCCGCAGCTTACCATCCCTCATCCGCGGATGAGCTTCCGCCGGTTCGTCATGCAGCCGGCGGCCGAAGTCGCCGCTGAGATGCTTCATCCCGAACTGAACGCCACCATCGGGCAGCTTTGGCAACATCTCTCGGACGCGTCTCCGTTGGTCGAGATCGCCGCACTACCAGGCCCAGCGGTCTATCAGTTACTTGCGGCTACCGAAAAAGAACTTAGCGATTCGAAACTCTCGTTCGCCAACGATCTGCTTTCGTATCCCGAATCGCGGAACGAACTGATCGCTTCCCTGCAAACGCTGACCGAGCAGCAGTCGCTTCACGGCAGCCTTCCCCCTGGCTGCCGCGTCCGTATTCTTCCTTGGTGGCACGGGATCGCCGAGGTCCTTACGCAATCGAATCGGGCTGTCCCACCAAGCACCGAGCCAGCACGACTGACGGTCTACTGGAACCGGCCTGAAGCGACCTACGGTGCCGTCGAAGAAGGCTGGTGGACCCACGAAGAAAGAAACGGCCTGCAAGCTCAATTAGCTGAGGCCGTTCGTGGGAACGTTCATGCGCCGCGTCTTTGGTTAGAGGATAACGACCTTGCGTCAGCCGTCACCGAATTGACTGCGGCCATTCAAGCCATCTAGGGGTATGTCTTAGCGCGAGTGATGCTCGGTGAGGAACTTCTCGGCAGCCTCTTTCTTTTCGCTAGGCACCAGAATACGAATGGCCAGGACACCGGCCAGACCGCCTTGATGGTCGTTGTCCAGAATACAGGGAATGCCCTCTTCCTTGATCGCATTTTGAATGATCGTAGCTTCCTCGTGGCTCTGGCACGTACGCACGGCCACAAAATCCATATCTTCCATAAGACCGTAACTCCTACTCTCGATGTCTAACTCAAGTGTTGCGGGCTCCCACAGCTGGGACGCGCTTCATACGGAATTGTAACCTAGTCTTGGCCTGAAGACCCAAACCATTCCAAATGATTCTCTGTCGCGACAGGTTCGACCCCATGGCCAACCGCAAACTGAAAACCGTGATTATCGATGACGACGCCGGAATTGTTCGTTTGGTGAAAACGATTCTTCGCGGGGCCTTCGGCAACGAGCTGGAACTATACGACTTTATCGACGGGCATGAAGCCCAACAATGGATCGGCAACAACTGTTGTGACCTGCTGATCAGTGACATCGAAATGCCGGAAATCAACGGCCAGGACATGCTCATCTTCGCAAAACAGCGCAATGCATGGACCCAGGTTGTTTTCCTGACGGGCCAGTCAAGCTGGATGCACGTGACGCAAGCCGTCGAAAATGGCGCGTCCGACTTCCTGCTCAAGCCGATCCAACGCACGGAACTCTGCAACATCGTCCAGCAGCACATCGAACGTGCCGCTCGCTGGCAGTCGGCCTTGTTTCCTAAGTCAACTGCCTCGGCCGGAGCCTAGTTCAGACTGACCAGGCCACCTAAAACCGAAACGATCGCTACTACCTAACGCACCGAGGGCGATTTTTCTTGCTTGCGCAGAGACATTTGGCTGCGCAGACCTTATCGGTGAGGTAACGTTTCATGGCGAAATTTGAAATGGAT
This window encodes:
- a CDS encoding lipopolysaccharide biosynthesis protein, whose protein sequence is MNDGSTPDDAATPLDHDLIHKTQRATRLTMIGQIAGQIISLVVIAQLYHLVSPGEFGLLGMFMPILLLIRAFGSLGMDIATVQKKGLTDEEASTLFWYQIITGVVLTFILAGLSPLLAMWFHADRLMLVGVVLSGTALLYNGYSQHKSLAEKKLHFGRLTIVRVISLIVSGVLAIVAAYHDWGIWALVVQQYSELVVLNIGFWAIEPWRPGKCAPLSDMKQMLNFSGYYTLSGIFFAVGQNLDKIILGVVFGSSPVGQIWIGYYTQAYNQMIRPVYLLTSPVTSAMLPALSQAKTNRESFSAMAASFYRMVGIMLAPCSIGMLMVGDELMPVLGGDDWIEAGDLLSMMGLMIVAQSWINITGSLMSAAGRADLLAVGAFANMVVLAGACGAAYFFAGQHDPELFTIDLAGLVTLGTLAVCGPYLAFCFKSTGVDVKRTFRQLAPALGASVLMGAVVYFAGWMSYFLPDAITLAQEILVGVIAYLFFARGEVRWLWRQLRGMKPEENIHTVVD
- a CDS encoding carbon-nitrogen hydrolase family protein; translated protein: MIAPYLVAALQMDSGAEKPVNLEQAESMIADAAQAGAQLVVLPELFPYLGKVSQLRKNSESMDGNVLRTMRGLAIKHQLVLCAGSVAIAADDDPDKVINRSVLFGPYGQVLATYDKIHCFDINLPDVKVVESDYVRAGSQLSVASTSLGHIGQAICYDLRFPEIFRRLTEDGMQICVLPAAFTDKTGQAHWEVLARARAIENQIYVVAANQCGMYGDSIQCHGNSLIIDPWGKVLARGEHHQPGIIYAEIDLASQRKIRAELPALSHRRMV
- the folK gene encoding 2-amino-4-hydroxy-6-hydroxymethyldihydropteridine diphosphokinase, whose amino-acid sequence is MPTILIALGANLGDCGASLTLAVDQLASDPDFSLEARSELLTTKPVGGPSGQPDYLNSAAKFSTSLSPDQVHQKLIDIEQSHGRVRIQRWGARKLDLDLLLYGQQITKTPQLTIPHPRMSFRRFVMQPAAEVAAEMLHPELNATIGQLWQHLSDASPLVEIAALPGPAVYQLLAATEKELSDSKLSFANDLLSYPESRNELIASLQTLTEQQSLHGSLPPGCRVRILPWWHGIAEVLTQSNRAVPPSTEPARLTVYWNRPEATYGAVEEGWWTHEERNGLQAQLAEAVRGNVHAPRLWLEDNDLASAVTELTAAIQAI
- a CDS encoding putative signal transducing protein translates to MEDMDFVAVRTCQSHEEATIIQNAIKEEGIPCILDNDHQGGLAGVLAIRILVPSEKKEAAEKFLTEHHSR
- a CDS encoding SAM-dependent methyltransferase, whose translation is MSHISSPAPSQRISPACSRDQTGLVDLAIEHPSLRLREALPQVSTGLHCWIARQCRKILHRTLSRIEAGHVLIIDPLGQHQFGLSHDAELRTVVRIDDLRVYRHMMLGGTLAAAEAYLEGKWVCSDLTALLRIMARNLDHLKGVERHTSFWLAPWRNLQQWRTRNSKHGSRRNIAAHYDLSNEFFQLMLDPTMMYSSGVYEQADSTLEEASIAKLDRLCRKLNLQQGSRVLEIGTGWGGFAEYAAKQYGCHVTTTTISQQQFNFAYRRIEDAGLEDRVTLLKRDYRDLTGTYDHVVSIEMIEAVGRNYLDTYFEKCGSLLKPSGTMALQVITIPDERVESYSRGVDFIQRYIFPGGFLPSYQLMARSMARKTDLRIVHAEDFGSHYAQTLSAWRENFFEHLPRIRALGMDDYFLRMWEYYLAYCEAGFHERQIGVSQLVMARPKFRGDAVLGKF
- a CDS encoding glycosyltransferase family 2 protein, which gives rise to MSIHSENDQDVLSHLEQTLLEISTDESRRVEMLHQLLGEAACYRLAIYEIPHDFILSVVVPIFNEVNSLQQVIAAVRQCGFKCEIILVDDGSTDGTRQLLETLRDQTDLKIILHEKNQGKGAALATGFKEATGDAVIIQDADLEYTPKDYRALLQPIICEGVDAVYGSRFITGQRNVPRVRHYLANKLVTMWSNLFSNLYLTDMETCYKVFRREVIQEIAPTLREKRFGIEPEITAKLARRKGLRIREVPIRYFPRTFEEGKKIGWKDGIRALWCAIRY
- a CDS encoding response regulator, with the translated sequence MANRKLKTVIIDDDAGIVRLVKTILRGAFGNELELYDFIDGHEAQQWIGNNCCDLLISDIEMPEINGQDMLIFAKQRNAWTQVVFLTGQSSWMHVTQAVENGASDFLLKPIQRTELCNIVQQHIERAARWQSALFPKSTASAGA